The nucleotide window TGAGTCCTCTCTCGGGTTGGAAAGATGGAACCATGTGCCCAGCGGCCCTCACAGTAATAAATGTGAAGCCTCCTGCATACTGTTGAACATAGCCTCCCACCTGTAGCCATATCAGTAAAGTTATTTACCTAGCAAGTAGAAACCTTATGGAAAGATGTCACGAATATGCATAGTTAACTTATTACCTCCATTTTTGCTGTCCATGGACGCCACGGTGTTGTGACTGAGACGTTCAGCTCTTGGATCGAGTATCTTGTGGCGGTGAGCGGGCATATGGCATCAAAATCGCCACTAAAAATTTGTTGATGCAACAATTCTTATGTCAACAACCAGTGCCTCATTAAATCTTGATAATTTAGAGGCGTGAAAAGGATTTACCTAAACAACCATACAGGCAGCCCATGCTTGATTAGCCACTGGAGGGTCGGCACCATAGATTCTGGCGCATCTTTCCAATCTAGGTCTCTACTCACACAAACGAAAGTCGCATCAGAGAAAATAGCCAACATCTCAAAGAGTATGAATGAACCGTATTATAATAGCTCATTATAGTAAGCTAGCAATCTTACGAGCAGCCACCCCATTCTGTCTTTCTAGCATGAAAAGCCTCTTGCACCACAGGATCATTGAGGTAGGTCACGGTAGGATAGGAGTCACATGGATTGTACCCTGGTAGCTGCATGCATAGGTACGGAGATTAATTTGACTGCTTTAGAAAGTTATCAGTACATGTAGAGTACAAATAGCGAGAACATGAGATTGTAAATTTCTCTCTTACATAGCTGCTGGAATGATACGATCCATCAGGTTCATCGATGCAAATGGGAGCGTATATGTTGTAGGGATCAATGGGTCCAAAATCGTACCACCCATAGAACTCTGAGCATAGTTTATTATCTGAAGAGTTAAAACTGCAGTGGTTGGTAATGTTGGCCCAGGCCTCATCGGATAACACCCCATGATTCCATAGGTACTCAAATCGTCCCTTCTGGTTTTTATAGTCATCCAGATATGGATTGCCAACCTGAAACGAACAAGACAAGAAATTACTCATAAAAAAGGTTAGCTTTCCTAGTTTGTATGCTACGACCAATACAAGACGGAATAATGCGTACCAAGATGCCTTGAAGGTTGACGATTGTTCTGTTGTTGTACAAGTTGTGACTAAGGATGGTGGCAGCTAGTTGTGGCACATAGTGACCAGCATAGCTCTCACCAGAAATATAGAAGGCACGGGTCTTGTACTCAGGGAACCTCTCAAGCCAATTGACAAGGAAGATGTACGCATCCTCGGCGGTCCTTGAGTCCCCACTCTCTTCGTAGTCAGATGATGTGTTGGAGTAAGAAAATCCGACACCAGCAGGCGACTCCAGAAAGATCACGTTAGCCTCTGTAATTTTCATGAGTTGAGTTTATTTGTGTATACAGTGTATAAATTTCAATGGGAAGATGCTTAAGCTATTGTTACAGTGTACCTTTGTTCCAGGCATACTTGTTTAGTCTAAGTGTTGTATTATCAAAGTTTACGCGGAACGGGCCCAGCTCTAGCATTGCTCCGATAAACGACGAACATCCAGGCCCTGCACCATATCCATAATTCCATATGCATGTCAAAAATCAGGAAACAAGTAAGGTCAGAGAACCGTGGCAATATATATGGGATGCGAATTTCTTGCAAACCTCCGTTAAGCCACAGGAGGAGTGGCTTCGACGATGCATCCCGCGGTGCTTCCACGAAGTAGTAGAAGAGGGCGCGGCCGTGCTTCTCGTCGACGGTCACGTACCCGCTGTACTGGTCGAAGTCGACGTGTGGCTGCCCCGGCAGCGCCGTGATCTTGTCGGCCGCCTTCAGAGCGCTCTGGTCAGAGCCCAAGTAACCTGCCTGTGCCTGGAGGTAGTGGAGGCCGCTCTTGACTCTAACACCAGAATCGTGCACACTAGCCTTGCTACTCGCACTAGTTCTACCTTTTCGGGACAAGATGAATTTCTCAAGTTGAGCTTGCTGCGACGCATTAGCGTGCAACACAGCCACAGAGACGAGAAGCAAGAGCATAAGGTGAGTGAGGTAAGCATCGATCCTCATCTTATTAACGAGTAAAAAGATCATATTGTTCGATGTCATTTAACACATTGGAAATGGTTTCTGTATATATAGCCCCAGGAGCTTTGAACGCGCAACTCCAAAACAAGCAGTTTTGGATGCTTATGAGTATCTACTGGGTAACAGTTTCAGAGTGATTGTATAAGCCGGCTCTTGTTGCTATCGTCGTACACTTGTTCTGGCAAACTTTGGAACAGAGAGTTGATGCTAACATGCCTTCCGTTTAAGTTGTCTCTGTTTTTGGTCCTGCACTCAATAAGTTTTCaaatgagttaaatgcaccagaggtccatAAACTTTTATGGGTGTTTTAATTAGGTCTATCAACTTTAAAAGTGGATTTCTAGGTCCATAAAATTTTAAAGTTGTTCACCAAGGTCTATACCCCTCCACATATGCATCATATGCTGACGTGCCGTGCAACATGTGCGTCCTTCCTCTTCTTTTTTCTCTCCTACTCAGTCTCTCGGACACATTTCATCAAGCAGGTCCTGGGCGACCTTGAGCTCGCACACGCC belongs to Miscanthus floridulus cultivar M001 chromosome 4, ASM1932011v1, whole genome shotgun sequence and includes:
- the LOC136551941 gene encoding serine carboxypeptidase 1-like; protein product: MRIDAYLTHLMLLLLVSVAVLHANASQQAQLEKFILSRKGRTSASSKASVHDSGVRVKSGLHYLQAQAGYLGSDQSALKAADKITALPGQPHVDFDQYSGYVTVDEKHGRALFYYFVEAPRDASSKPLLLWLNGGPGCSSFIGAMLELGPFRVNFDNTTLRLNKYAWNKEANVIFLESPAGVGFSYSNTSSDYEESGDSRTAEDAYIFLVNWLERFPEYKTRAFYISGESYAGHYVPQLAATILSHNLYNNRTIVNLQGILVGNPYLDDYKNQKGRFEYLWNHGVLSDEAWANITNHCSFNSSDNKLCSEFYGWYDFGPIDPYNIYAPICIDEPDGSYHSSSYLPGYNPCDSYPTVTYLNDPVVQEAFHARKTEWGGCSDLDWKDAPESMVPTLQWLIKHGLPVWLFSGDFDAICPLTATRYSIQELNVSVTTPWRPWTAKMEVGGYVQQYAGGFTFITVRAAGHMVPSFQPERGLILLSYFLKGVLPPYIQEQ